The following nucleotide sequence is from Nocardioides daedukensis.
GGCAGGGAAACGCCCTGGAGGGCGAGCTCCAGGTCGAAGAGGACAGGCAGGTCGAAGAGCACGACGCGCGTGGCGGTCAGCCCCATGTCGTGGAGCATGACCGGAGCCGGAAGATCGATGTCGACGGTGCTGGCGAGATCGCCGGAAGGGTCGATCACGTGGTAGCGCATCGCCGGGTTGTCGAAGCCGTAGCTCATCACGTGCATCTCGCCGGTGTTCGGGTCGAACTTGGGGTGCGCGTTGATGCCACCGGGGAGCGGGCCGCCGAAGTTGCGCGTGGCGACCGTGTCCAGGTCGCCGGTCAGCTCGTAGGGCAGCGACCCTTCGGTCACGGCCAGGATCCGGCCGGCGTGGGCGAACACGTTCGTGTTGCCTGAGCCCGGGTACCACCCGCCGTCCTCGTGGGGCACGGGGGACTCCTCGAGGTGCGCACTGGCCTCGGGGCTGCGCACCCAGCGGTTGCGGTACCAGCGTGCCTGGCCGCCGTGCAGGTCGACCCCGTGAACCATCCCGTCGCCCACAAACCAGTGGTAGGTGTCGGCCTGAGCTGCGAACGGGTTGGGGCCGGTGCGGATGTATCTGCCCGCCAAGCCCGGCGGCACCGCACCCGTGACCTCGAGATCGGTAGCGGTCAGCTCAGTGGCCACCGGCGCGAAGTTGCCGTCGAGGTACGTCGGTGCAGTCATCGTCCGCTCCCTGGAATCAGTCCCCCGGCCAACCCCAATAGACACCCTCACCTGCGATGCGTCAATCCGCCGCTGTCGTACGCAGAGCCGTGCCAGACAGCCTCCGCCCCGACCTCCTCGCGCGCCTTCACCGCGTGGCCGTCGGCTTAATTCTTCCTTCGGGAACTCGCGTCGATGAGGCAGTGGTCGTGGCTGAGGATCTCGTTGTGTCGGGCTTCATGGGCGCAGCGACGGTCCAGGTTGCGGCTCTGAGCCGAATCACGCCGCTCAGCGCCGCCGAGCCGTTGGTGAGGGGCATGCTCGCCGAACACGGAGTCGAGGTGCCGCTCGCAGAAGACGAGGGTTCGGAGTACCAGGTGCTGAAGCGCTCGTTCGGATACTGGGATCTCCCGATCTATTTCTTCGAAGGACCGTTTCATGTCCAGATCCCGGCTTGGGACGACCAGAGTTCCCTCGATCGTGCGCTCGTTACTTTGCTGGACCAGCGAGACAGCCTGACTATGCCCACAGAGCGCGCTTCTATCGAGCAGGAGATGCGTGCGGTAGTGCGGGCCCACGTGTCCGAGAGGTAGTTCGTTGTCGAGATGCAGCGAAGATTGACGAACCTCCCGCGGGCCACGTTGACGAAGTCGGCCGCCCGGCGGTCGCTCGTCAAGGTGCGGCGGGCACGGATCGCGGACACCGGGACGTCTGATCTGGAGCTCATCGACTTGATGGGCGAAGCCGGCGCGCGGGCTCGAGTCCCCTACTGCTGGTCCCGGCGGCCGTCGCTGTTGGCGCGGAGAGGGCGGGCCGCCGGCGTGGGGTAGCCACGCCGGACGGCCCGCTCGAGGAGTCCCAAGGATGCTCGCAGCGCCTTCTCGTCGATCACCGGGAAGATGGGCTTCCACTCCTCGGCCGCGCCGGACCAGTCGCAGTAGGAGGTGACGGTGGTGCCGTCGGGATGGGGAGCCAGCTCGTAGCCGTACACATGCCCGATCGGGGGTTTGACGGTTCCCTCGATCGTCCACTCGATGTGCTCGGGCGCCCGGATGCGGGTGATGACCACGCGGACGTCGTAGGTGCCCAGCGGCACGTCGCCGAGGGCCTCGCGGTCCATGTGGACGACGAACGCGTCACCCACTCGTGCTACGGGGGCGCCGGACGCTCCTTGCAGCATGCCGCTGGAGTCGATGGCGACGTGGCCGTCGGGGTCGGCAAGGACGTCGAAGATCGCCTGCGGTGAGGCGGGCAGGGTTCGGTGCGCTGAGATCCGCTCGGCCATGGTGGTGTCCTTCCCCGTCTTCATTGCCCTGTCTTCATCGGCGGCCGGTGGCCGAGGCGAACCCCAGCCAGGTGTGCCGGTTCCGCCACCAGCACCAGCCGACCTTCGGAGCGTCTCTGCGTGCCGGTCCATCGTGTCCGGTGCCGCCGCTGATCCACAGCGCCGGCGTGCGGGCGTGGTAGCCCTTGGGCTTCGGCTTCCGCGAGCCGATGCACATGAAGCACCGGTTCGGCACGAGGACCTCTGGCTCCTGGAGCAGCCAGCTGATGCCTTCGCTGATCGTCAGCGGCGTGCGCCCTCGCTGAGCGATCGCGGGAGCCGCCTCCTCAGGGCTCCAGTTCAGCATGTCGTCGCCTCGGTCGATCCCGGTCACCACGTACAGCGGCCGGTCCGGGATCACCAGGTCCGGAGTGGGGCGGAACTCGTCGAGGTCGGTCATGTCGTGGACGACGAAGCCCTGCTTGCCCTGCCTGCTGAGCAGGGGTGCGAGCGTGCTGGGGGGCGCCAGCGCCGGGTGCACGGCCAGCACGCCGTCGGGGTGGCCGTCCACCTCGGCCACCCACCCGGCGAGGTCGGCCGGCGTGACGTCGGCGATGACGGGCAGGTCGAGGTCGATCAGGTGCTGGAGCTGATCTGTCAGGGTCATCGGTCTCCTTTGACGTCGGATGAGGCCAGGACTTGCCTCAGGGTGGAGGGGGTCTGTCGAGGCGTGGGTTCCTATGGCCGAAGTCCTCCTCGGGAGCGGGTGACGGTCGCACGGCTGGGCGACGGCGGTGTCGAGGTCGCGGTGAACCGGCCCAGCGCCATCTCGACGTACCGGGTGAGGTGGAGCCGCCGCAGGAACGCCTCGTCGTGGCTGGCGACGAGCAGCGCGCCACGGAAGTTTTCCAGCGCGCTGACGAGCTGGTCGATGCTGGCGAGATCGAGGTTGTTGGTCGGTTCGTCGAGCATCAGCAGCTGCGGGGCCGGCTCGGCCAGAAGCAGTGCGGCCATCGCGGCACGGAACCGCTCGCCACCCGAGAGGGTCGAGGCCTGCTGGTCCGCGGCGCGTCCTTGGAAGTGGAACCGGGCCAGGCGTGCCCGGCGCCGGTTCTCGTCCGAGGCCGGGGCAAAGCGTGCGACGTTCTCGACGACCGACAGGCCGTTGTCAACGATGTCGATCCGCTGCGGCAGCAGCCGGGCCGGCACGCGTAGCTCGCACACGCCGGCCGGCTCCAGCTCGCCCGCGATGGTGTGCAACAAGGTGCTCTTGCCAGAGCCGTTGGCGCCTACCAGGGCGATCCGCTCCGGGCCGCGCACCTCCAGACTGCCACGCACGCCGTTGCGCAGCTCGACGTCCTGCAGCCGCAGCACCACGCGACCTTCCGGCAGCTCGGTGCCGGGCAGGTCGATCCGGATCGGGGCATCGTCCCGGACTCCGTCCTCGGCCTCCGCGAGTCGTTCTCGCGCCGAGGTCAGGCGCTCCTCGTGCATGATGCGGTGCTTGCCCGCAGACGCCTGGGCCTCGCGCTTGCGGGCGCCCATGACGATCTTCGGCTCACGCTTGGTGTCCCACATCTTCTGGCCATACCGCCTGCGCCGGTCGAGCTTGATGTGGGCCGCCGCGAGCTCGCGCCGCTGACGTCGGACATCGGCCTCGGCGACGCGGACCGCCCGTTCCGCGGCTTCCTGCTCCAGCGCCAGCGCCTCCCGATAGGCCGCGAAGTTGCCTCCGTACCAGTCGATCTCGCCGTCGCGCAGGTCGCCGACCTGGTCGACGTGTTCGAGCAGCGGCTCATCGTGGCTGACCACAACGAGCGCGCCGCGGAAGGACCGCACCGCCTCGACGAGCCGGGCCCGCCCGGACCGATCGAGGTTGTTCGTCGGTTCGTCGAGCAGAAGGACATCTGGCTCGTGCAGCAGCTCGGCCACCAGCCCGAGCAGGACGGCTTCGCCGCCGGAGAGCTCACCGATCCGCTGATGAAGCCCGCACTCCAGTCCGAGGCGCTCGAGCAGCGCGTGCGCCCGGTCCTCGATGTCCCAGGCGTCGCCGATCGTCTCCAGGACCGGTTCCGAGACGTCGCCGGCCTCGACGGCGACCAGGGCTCGGCGTACGTCGGCGATGCCCAGGAGCTCGTCGACACGCGCATCGACGCGCAGGGGCAGGTCCTGGCGCAGGTAGCCGAGCGAGCCGGCACGCCGGATCGAACCCCGGTCTGGGCGAAGTTGGCCGCTCAGGAGTCGGAGCAGGGTCGACTTGCCAGAGCCGTTGCGACCGACGATGCCGACGCGGCCGGCGTCCACGGCGAAGGACAGACC
It contains:
- a CDS encoding carotenoid oxygenase family protein; translation: MTAPTYLDGNFAPVATELTATDLEVTGAVPPGLAGRYIRTGPNPFAAQADTYHWFVGDGMVHGVDLHGGQARWYRNRWVRSPEASAHLEESPVPHEDGGWYPGSGNTNVFAHAGRILAVTEGSLPYELTGDLDTVATRNFGGPLPGGINAHPKFDPNTGEMHVMSYGFDNPAMRYHVIDPSGDLASTVDIDLPAPVMLHDMGLTATRVVLFDLPVLFDLELALQGVSLPFRWRPDNGARVGLLPRGGTASDVLWIDVEPCFVYHPLNAFDAGDRVIIDLVVHDHAFAEGREPLSERPRLERWTIDPKARKVLTETIDDRGTEFPRGDERLTGRRHRYGYTIGLPSVGALGALGDDPRTAVRKHDLVGGTTVEVDLGPGRIASEMVFVPDDGSAGEDDGWLMGYVYDAARGASDLVIIDAHDFGRPVATVHLPVRVPQGFHGNWIPDSALA
- a CDS encoding SRPBCC family protein, with the protein product MAERISAHRTLPASPQAIFDVLADPDGHVAIDSSGMLQGASGAPVARVGDAFVVHMDREALGDVPLGTYDVRVVITRIRAPEHIEWTIEGTVKPPIGHVYGYELAPHPDGTTVTSYCDWSGAAEEWKPIFPVIDEKALRASLGLLERAVRRGYPTPAARPLRANSDGRRDQQ
- a CDS encoding DUF5701 family protein, with the translated sequence MTLTDQLQHLIDLDLPVIADVTPADLAGWVAEVDGHPDGVLAVHPALAPPSTLAPLLSRQGKQGFVVHDMTDLDEFRPTPDLVIPDRPLYVVTGIDRGDDMLNWSPEEAAPAIAQRGRTPLTISEGISWLLQEPEVLVPNRCFMCIGSRKPKPKGYHARTPALWISGGTGHDGPARRDAPKVGWCWWRNRHTWLGFASATGRR
- a CDS encoding ABC-F family ATP-binding cassette domain-containing protein, which produces MSTRLSAVSVSDLHFAWPDGTPVFAGLSFAVDAGRVGIVGRNGSGKSTLLRLLSGQLRPDRGSIRRAGSLGYLRQDLPLRVDARVDELLGIADVRRALVAVEAGDVSEPVLETIGDAWDIEDRAHALLERLGLECGLHQRIGELSGGEAVLLGLVAELLHEPDVLLLDEPTNNLDRSGRARLVEAVRSFRGALVVVSHDEPLLEHVDQVGDLRDGEIDWYGGNFAAYREALALEQEAAERAVRVAEADVRRQRRELAAAHIKLDRRRRYGQKMWDTKREPKIVMGARKREAQASAGKHRIMHEERLTSARERLAEAEDGVRDDAPIRIDLPGTELPEGRVVLRLQDVELRNGVRGSLEVRGPERIALVGANGSGKSTLLHTIAGELEPAGVCELRVPARLLPQRIDIVDNGLSVVENVARFAPASDENRRRARLARFHFQGRAADQQASTLSGGERFRAAMAALLLAEPAPQLLMLDEPTNNLDLASIDQLVSALENFRGALLVASHDEAFLRRLHLTRYVEMALGRFTATSTPPSPSRATVTRSRGGLRP